In Porphyromonas cangingivalis, a genomic segment contains:
- the rpsH gene encoding 30S ribosomal protein S8 encodes MTDPIADYLTRLRNAIMAKHRVVEIPASNLKKEMTKILFEKGYILNYKFEEEGPQGTIKVALKYDIVSKKNAIKALKRVSKPGLRKYVGYKDMPRVLNGLGIAILSTSRGVMTNKEAVDLKIGGEVLCYVY; translated from the coding sequence ATGACAGATCCAATTGCAGATTATTTGACGCGGTTGCGTAATGCCATCATGGCTAAGCACCGTGTAGTGGAGATCCCTGCTTCAAACCTAAAGAAGGAAATGACAAAGATCCTCTTTGAGAAGGGATACATCCTCAACTATAAGTTTGAGGAAGAAGGTCCACAAGGTACGATTAAGGTCGCTCTTAAGTACGACATCGTATCTAAGAAGAATGCTATCAAGGCACTCAAGCGTGTTTCAAAGCCCGGTTTGAGAAAGTACGTTGGCTATAAGGATATGCCACGTGTATTGAATGGTTTGGGTATCGCTATCTTGTCTACTTCTCGTGGTGTGATGACCAACAAGGAGGCAGTAGACCTAAAGATTGGTGGTGAGGTATTATGTTATGTATATTAA
- the rpsN gene encoding 30S ribosomal protein S14, giving the protein MAKESMKAREVKRAKLVAKYAEKRARLKAEGNYEALQALPKNASPVRLHNRCKITGRPKGYIRLFGISRIQLREMAAQGLIPGVKKASW; this is encoded by the coding sequence ATGGCAAAAGAATCAATGAAGGCTCGTGAAGTAAAGAGAGCCAAGCTGGTTGCAAAGTATGCAGAAAAACGTGCAAGACTCAAAGCAGAAGGTAACTATGAAGCTCTTCAGGCGCTTCCTAAGAACGCTTCTCCTGTGCGTCTCCACAATAGATGTAAGATCACTGGTCGTCCAAAAGGGTATATCCGTCTGTTCGGTATTTCTCGTATACAACTAAGAGAAATGGCTGCTCAGGGACTTATTCCCGGGGTGAAGAAGGCTAGTTGGTAA
- the rplE gene encoding 50S ribosomal protein L5, with amino-acid sequence MSTANLKKEYSEHIVPELMKEFGYTSIMQVPVLKKIVINQGLGAAVADKKLIDVAVSELAAITGQKPVVTLSRKDISNFKLRKKMPIGVMVTLRREQMYEFLERLIRIALPRIRDFKGIDGRLDGRGNYTLGITEQIIFPEINLDSITKIMGMNITFVTSAQTDEEGFALLKRFGLPFKKDK; translated from the coding sequence ATGTCAACAGCTAATCTAAAGAAAGAATATTCAGAGCACATTGTGCCTGAGTTGATGAAAGAGTTTGGGTACACCTCTATCATGCAGGTGCCTGTGTTGAAGAAGATTGTCATCAATCAAGGTCTTGGTGCTGCTGTCGCAGACAAGAAACTTATTGATGTCGCAGTATCTGAACTTGCAGCTATCACTGGTCAAAAGCCTGTTGTGACACTTTCAAGAAAGGATATCTCTAACTTCAAGTTGAGAAAGAAGATGCCTATCGGTGTTATGGTAACTTTGAGACGAGAGCAAATGTATGAGTTCCTCGAAAGACTTATCCGTATCGCTCTTCCTCGTATCCGTGACTTCAAGGGTATCGACGGTCGTCTTGATGGTCGTGGTAACTATACACTTGGTATCACTGAGCAGATTATCTTCCCGGAAATTAATCTTGACTCAATCACCAAGATCATGGGTATGAACATCACTTTCGTAACAAGTGCTCAGACAGACGAGGAAGGTTTTGCTCTACTCAAGAGATTTGGTCTACCTTTTAAGAAAGATAAATAA
- the rplX gene encoding 50S ribosomal protein L24: MRKFHIKKGDTVYVNSGNEKGKTGRVLMVNVEKERAVVEGLNFVTKRAKPSAKHPQGGLIKIEAPIHISNLNPVDPKTGKPTRVGRKRDENGKLVRIAKKSGEVLK, encoded by the coding sequence ATGAGAAAATTTCATATCAAGAAGGGTGACACTGTATACGTGAACTCTGGAAATGAGAAGGGTAAGACCGGTCGCGTATTGATGGTGAATGTCGAAAAGGAAAGAGCTGTTGTCGAAGGTCTAAACTTCGTGACTAAGAGAGCTAAGCCATCTGCTAAGCATCCACAAGGTGGGCTTATCAAGATCGAGGCTCCTATCCATATCTCTAACCTTAATCCTGTAGACCCAAAGACAGGGAAACCTACTCGTGTCGGTCGCAAGAGAGATGAGAACGGTAAGCTAGTACGTATCGCAAAAAAATCAGGGGAGGTATTGAAGTAA
- the rplN gene encoding 50S ribosomal protein L14 — MIQQESRLVVADNSGAKEALCIRVLGGTKRRYASIGDVIVVSIKSVIPSSDVKKGTVTKAIIVRTKKEIRRADGSYIRFDDNACVLLNNAGDMRASRIFGPVARELRAANMKIVSLAPEVL; from the coding sequence ATGATACAGCAAGAATCAAGATTGGTCGTAGCCGATAATAGCGGTGCAAAGGAAGCTCTTTGTATTCGTGTCCTCGGTGGTACGAAGAGAAGGTATGCCTCAATAGGCGATGTCATCGTCGTTTCTATCAAGAGTGTGATCCCATCAAGTGATGTCAAGAAGGGTACAGTAACTAAGGCAATCATTGTCAGAACTAAGAAGGAGATCCGTCGTGCTGATGGTTCTTACATTCGTTTTGATGACAACGCTTGTGTCCTCCTTAACAATGCTGGTGATATGAGAGCAAGCCGTATCTTTGGTCCTGTGGCCAGAGAGCTCAGAGCTGCTAATATGAAGATTGTCTCACTCGCTCCCGAGGTTCTTTAA
- the rpsQ gene encoding 30S ribosomal protein S17 — MRSEMERNLRKVRQGVVSSNKMDKTITVAVRWKEKHPIYGKFVNKTKKYYAHDEKNECNIGDTVRIMETRPLSRMKRWRLVQIIERAK; from the coding sequence ATCCGCTCTGAAATGGAAAGAAATCTAAGAAAAGTAAGACAGGGCGTTGTTTCGAGCAATAAGATGGATAAAACCATAACTGTTGCTGTTCGCTGGAAAGAGAAACACCCTATATATGGAAAGTTTGTCAACAAGACAAAGAAGTACTACGCGCATGACGAAAAGAATGAGTGTAACATCGGCGATACAGTACGTATCATGGAAACTCGTCCATTGAGTCGCATGAAGCGTTGGAGACTAGTACAAATCATTGAAAGGGCTAAGTAA
- the rpmC gene encoding 50S ribosomal protein L29 gives MKNSEIRELSVQELQERLSSETMKYEKMRMNHSVTPLDKPSELTSQRRLIARLNTVLREKNNNK, from the coding sequence ATGAAAAATAGCGAAATAAGAGAACTTAGTGTACAGGAGTTGCAAGAGCGCCTCTCATCAGAAACTATGAAGTACGAAAAGATGAGAATGAACCACAGCGTGACACCTCTAGATAAGCCATCTGAACTTACTAGCCAACGTCGCCTGATCGCTCGCCTCAATACAGTGCTTCGTGAGAAGAATAATAATAAATAA
- the rplP gene encoding 50S ribosomal protein L16, producing the protein MLQPKKTKFRRQQKGRMKGFANRGNQLSFGSFGIKALQSKWITGRQIEAARIAVTRYMQRQGQVWVRIFPDKPITKKPAEVRMGKGKGSPEGFVAPVTPGRMLFEVEGVSYEIAKEALRLAAQKLPVTTKFVVRRDYEF; encoded by the coding sequence ATGTTACAACCAAAGAAAACTAAATTTAGAAGGCAGCAGAAAGGCCGTATGAAGGGCTTCGCTAACCGTGGTAACCAACTCTCTTTTGGTTCGTTCGGTATCAAGGCTCTTCAGAGTAAGTGGATTACCGGACGCCAGATCGAGGCAGCTCGTATCGCTGTGACAAGATATATGCAACGTCAGGGTCAAGTATGGGTACGTATATTCCCTGATAAGCCTATCACCAAGAAGCCTGCAGAAGTGCGTATGGGTAAGGGTAAGGGTTCGCCAGAAGGATTTGTGGCTCCTGTTACCCCAGGTCGTATGCTCTTCGAAGTCGAGGGTGTCTCTTACGAAATCGCAAAAGAAGCACTCCGCCTTGCAGCTCAGAAGCTCCCTGTTACAACTAAGTTCGTCGTAAGACGTGACTATGAATTTTAA